One Nitrospinaceae bacterium genomic window, CTCCAGCGGGGCTATCGTTGGCTCGACACGGCGGCGCACGAATTTGTTCATTATCTGATAACGAAGGCAACGAGGAACAAGGCGCCCATCTGGCTCCATGAGGGGCTGGCGAAATTATTTGAAAAAAAATGGCGCGACAGTGGCCTGCCGCATCTAAATCCGATTGACGAGGCGCTTCTCTATCGGGCCAAAGAGAAGGGGGCGTTTATATCTTTTAAAAGCATGGAGCCGAGCCTGATTTACCTCAAGACGGCAGAGGCTGTGCAACTGGCCTATGCCGAGGGCGCCTCGGTGTCCGAGTTCATCCTTCGCCGGGGCGGGAAAAAAGCTTTGGTGAGGATGCTCCGTGCCATTCGGGACGGGGAGGCCGAGCCCGGGGGCGAGGTCGTGCCTGCCGTAACGAAACCTACTGAACCCAAACCTGCTGCGCCGGGTTCTGCCGCCACACCGGGTTCTCGCGATGTGCCCGTCTTGGCACAGTCAGTGGGGCGCGTAAGCCGGCCGAGCTTGGTTGAGCTTGAATCCACGGGCCCGCCCCAGAGCGCAGAGCCCGGGCTAAAAGCCTTGTTCGGGGTCGGGCTCTCTAAGTTTGAAGAGATGTGGAAAAAAGATCTTGCCAGCCAGACGCTTCGTGCCCAGTCGGGCGCCCGGGTGAGATCGTTTCGCCTCAAGGCGACGGGGCCGGTGGATGAGAGCGGCGAGGATCTGGCGGCCCTGAAAAGTGCCGTGGCCAGACGTCGCACCCGTCTGGCGGACAGGCTATGGCTCAGGGGCCGCCTCAAGGCCGCCTGGGTGGAGTACAAGCGCGCCCTGCGGGATGAGGAGAACTCGCCAGCGCTCCTGAATCGTCTGGCCCGAGTTGAACTTAGGCTAGGCTTGCCGCGCAAGGCGCTTTTGAATTTAGAGAAAGCCGTCGTCGTGAATCCCGATTACGGCGTTTCATATATTCACAGAGGGGTGGCATTCGAAATGCTCAAGGATGCGAAATCGGCTCGAAAAGCCTGGGAGGAGTCGATTCACATCAACCCCTTTAATCCGCTGCCGCACGAGCGCCTGGCTGTCCTTTATGAAAATGAGGGTTTGAAAGAGAAGGCGAGGCGAGAGCTCGAATTGTCCAGACAATTGAGAGGAAGCTGAGGGTTATGAGCGAAATTCAAGATGAGGGAAATGAAGTTGAAAGTGGGTTGGCGCAAATTGATGTCGAGGTGGCCCGTGAAATAGGAAAAAAACGGGAGGCCATTCTCCATGAGGTGCGCAAGGTCATCGTCGGGCAGTCGAATGTATTCGAACTCGTGCTGATCTCGCTGCTCGCTAAAGGCCATTGCCTGCTCGTGGGTGTGCCGGGTCTCGCGAAGACGCTGCTCGTGCGCACGCTTGCCGAAGTGCTACAGCTCGACTTTAACCGAATTCAGTTCACCCCGGACCTCATGCCATCCGACATCACGGGGACGGACATCCTCGATGAGACGAGCAGCGGGGGCCGCGAGTTCCGTTTCATCAAGGGGCCGGTTTTCTCCCAGATACTTCTCGCCGACGAGGTGAACCGCACGCCCCCTAAAACCCAGGCGGCGCTTCTTCAGGCCATGCAGGAGGACCGGGTAACGGCGGGGGGGACGACCCACGAGCTTGAGCCGCCCTTTTTTGTGCTCGCGACACAGAACCCGATTGAACACGAGGGCACCTATCCGCTGCCCGAGGCACAGCTCGACAGGTTCATGTTCGAGATTGGGGTGGACTATCCCAGCTTCGATGAGGAATCGGACATCGTTTCTCAGACAACATCGGATTACTCCCCGCAGCTTGAAAAAGTTCTCGATGGCCAGCAAATCCTCGCCTACCAGGCTCTGGTTCGCCGGGTGCCGGCGGCGCCCTACGTCGTGGACTACGCGGTCTCGCTTGCCCGCGCATCGCGGCCAACCGATGAGAGCGCGCCCGATTTTATCCGCGAATTCGTGGAGTGGGGGGCAGGTCCCAGGGCGAGCCAGTATCTTATCCTGGGCGCGCGGGCGCGGGCGCTTCTCCATGGACGCTATGCGGCCTCTATTGCGGATGTCCGCGAGCTCGCCGAGCCGGTTCTGCGCCACCGTTTGCTCGTGAATTTCAGGGGGCAGGCCGAGGGCTATGATTCGTTGGCGCTCGTGAAGCAGTTATTGGAAGCGGTCCAACCTCCCGCCGAGGCCATGGAGGCCGCTGGAGCCAGAACTTGAAGGCAGCTAGCAAAACCCAAGGCGTTTCCAGTTTTTTCGACCCCGAAGTTGTTGCGCGCATCTCGAGTATGGAGTTGCGCGCCCGGCATATCGTTGAAGGGTTGATGAGCGGCGTCCATCGTAGTCGAACCCACGGTTTCAGCGTTGAGTTCGAGGAGCATCGCCCCTATACGCCTGGCGATGAGTTCCGGCACATCGACTGGAAGGCCTACGGGAAGTTCGACCGCTACCTCATCAAACAATTCGAGAACGAGACGAATCTCGGCTCTCATCTTATTGTCGATGCCAGTGCCTCGATGGATTTTGGCGAAGGCCCCCTGACGAAATGGGAATACGCGGCGACACTTGCCGCCTCGCTTGCCCATCTCCAGCTAAGGCAATCGGATGCCGTCGGGTTGCTTCTGTCCCGGGAATCCGACGATGAGTATATTCCTGCCAAGGCCGTTCGACGGCACATGACGGCGCTGTTGGCCTCGCTGGACTCAGAGCGCCCCGGGGGAGGCACTAGCCTGGCGAATACGATTGTGCGACTCGCCGAGGGATTGAAGCGCCGGGGAATGGTGGCGATCTTTTCTGATTTGCTCGATGACCCGGAGGCCATTGCCCACGCGCTGCGATTGATTCGCCTCAAGGGCAATGACGTCATCGTTTTTCATGTGCTTGATTCACTGGAGCTTGATTTTCCATTCGAAGGCCTCGCCCGAGTCGAGGACGTTGAGACGGACAGGAACATGACGGTTGAGTGTGAAGTCGTTCGAAAACCGTATTTGGGCATTCTTCAAGAGTTCCTGGATTCCACACGAGACAATTGCCGCCAGGAGGGGATTCATTATGTGCTCCTCTCCACCGCCGAGCCCCTTGATCGGGCGCTTGTCCGTTTTTTGGCGTGGCGCTCGAAGTTGAGTTTTTGAGGATAAGCCATTGGCTCTTCAGTTTTTTCATAATTATCTACTTTGGGGAATCGGGCTTTTTCTGCTCCCGATCCTGATTCATCTTCTAAGACGAAGACGGATCAGGACCGTACGCCTGCCGACCTATGAATTTCTCATGCGCACCCAGCGACGTATTGCCCGAAGGAGCCAGTTGAAGAACTGGATACTGCTTGCGCTTCGAATTTCGGCGGTCTCGCTAGTCGTCTTTTTGGCTGCTCGTCCATTGCTCTCCGGGCAAGGTTGGGCGGGAGGCAATAGCTGGTCGCCTCTTCATCTGACGATCATCATCGACAATTCGGCGAGCATGTCGTATCGCTCGGAGGCAGGCTCGCGCTTTGATTTGGCGAAGCGGGAGGCCGCGGCCCAGTTAAGCTCGCTGGCTTCCTATGATCGGGCCCGAGTGCTGGCCACCGTGGGCGATAGGGATGTGAAGCCATCGGGGGCGATGGACAAAGAGGCGGCGCTCGCTCGCCTTGATGCCATCAGGCAGACGGATGCAGCCGGTGAGGCCGCGCGAACTCTCAAGGACGCCATCGAGGGCTCCGTGGGTCGTCTTGATCGCCGCCGGATTGTCGTGTTCAGCGATATGGCCAAGGCCGATTGGCAAGACCTTCAGATCAGGGGCATCCGCCGCCTGAGTCCTCATACCCTTCTGCAATTCGTTCGGGTGGCGCCCGAGGCGGGTACTGGCGATTTCGTAATACGTGATGTGCGCTTTAGGCCCTGGCCGCCTCGCGCAGGTTCGACGTTCGCGGTTGTTTTCAAGGTTCTCAACCGTGGCGGGCAGGCACGGGCTAATCTGCCGGTTTCGCTTTATGTGGATGAAAGGAAGGCCAACTCAACCGAGTTGTCGCTCGGGGAGATGGAGGAAAAAGAGGTTAGCTTTCGTGTTCTCGCGCCCGAGGAGGGCGCTCTTCGTGGGCGTATCGAATTGGCGAGTGATTCGCTTCCGGCGACGGACCGCTATTTTTTCTCCGCCCAGATGGGGAGCCGGAACCGTGTGCTTATCATCGACGGCGATCCGCGCCGGGGGTTGGTGGACAGCGAGTCGTTTTATGTCTCAAACGCTCTGAGGGCGTCGGCGCCGGGAGGGGATTCCCCGATACTCGCCGAGGTCGTGGCTTCTTATGAAATGGGTCGACTCAACTGGGACAGCTATGATCTTGTTATTGCTTGTAACGTGGGCGCATGGCCTGCAGGGGTGGCCGAGTCTGTGCGTCGGTATGTGGAAAAGGGGGGCGGATTTCTCCTCGCCGGCGGGCATCTGGCGGCTGGGGTCTCGCCCGGTTCTGGTTGGTTACCAGCGGTTCTGGGTGCGGCCCGAGGCGTTAAGCCTTCTCAAAGTGCGGTTGCACCAGATTCGGGGCATCCTATCTTCTCGCTGATGGGGGGCAATCCTTCTCGGCTTTTATCGAAGACGCGCCTCAGGAGAGTGATTCCGCTTTCACCCACGGGTGGGGGAAAAACTCTTTTATCCCTCAAGGACGGGACGCCAATACTCGTGGTGGGCCAGGCTGGAGCGGGGAAGGCGGCAGTGTGGGGATCGACCTGCGACCGTGCGTGGACGGACATACCGGTTCGTCCGGTATTTGTGCCTT contains:
- a CDS encoding MoxR family ATPase; the protein is MSEIQDEGNEVESGLAQIDVEVAREIGKKREAILHEVRKVIVGQSNVFELVLISLLAKGHCLLVGVPGLAKTLLVRTLAEVLQLDFNRIQFTPDLMPSDITGTDILDETSSGGREFRFIKGPVFSQILLADEVNRTPPKTQAALLQAMQEDRVTAGGTTHELEPPFFVLATQNPIEHEGTYPLPEAQLDRFMFEIGVDYPSFDEESDIVSQTTSDYSPQLEKVLDGQQILAYQALVRRVPAAPYVVDYAVSLARASRPTDESAPDFIREFVEWGAGPRASQYLILGARARALLHGRYAASIADVRELAEPVLRHRLLVNFRGQAEGYDSLALVKQLLEAVQPPAEAMEAAGART
- a CDS encoding DUF58 domain-containing protein, with the protein product MKAASKTQGVSSFFDPEVVARISSMELRARHIVEGLMSGVHRSRTHGFSVEFEEHRPYTPGDEFRHIDWKAYGKFDRYLIKQFENETNLGSHLIVDASASMDFGEGPLTKWEYAATLAASLAHLQLRQSDAVGLLLSRESDDEYIPAKAVRRHMTALLASLDSERPGGGTSLANTIVRLAEGLKRRGMVAIFSDLLDDPEAIAHALRLIRLKGNDVIVFHVLDSLELDFPFEGLARVEDVETDRNMTVECEVVRKPYLGILQEFLDSTRDNCRQEGIHYVLLSTAEPLDRALVRFLAWRSKLSF